The following is a genomic window from Papilio machaon chromosome 7, ilPapMach1.1, whole genome shotgun sequence.
ttaaaattattcgattTCGGATTATTCTTAAATGTCCATAAAAATGGtcaaatttttaataccattaaatatattattataaattgaaaacagaattaaattaaaattacacaacattttattaaggtTTAATACAAGATTATGTGCAGGTCAGTTGCCACAACCCACACTTCATATATCTGATGCACAAGGCtacaacaatataatttaaaagacaaatGATTCTACTTCTAGTAACTTtttagttacaatttttttataatttttactaactaTCAAAAACTAAACAAGCACTGTTTAATCATTCTTCTTGTCACCAGGTTCTTGAGTTTCACCTTCAGAAATTGCCAAGTTACCATTTTCAGATTCCTTCTTTTGCTGTTCCATTTCTCCAGAAAAGCCAAATTCATTGACTCTCTTGTGATCAACCTTGTAAATCCAACGCTGGTATAAGAAAATGAAGAACACAATATctgaaaacaaatataaagttatatgaATCGACAAGCAACAAACAAGACAACTaacttaagtaattttaacaaagctGTGCATTTGTTAACACACTATCCATACACGTCTTATGTAAAGTGTAACATCTGACGTTTTTTTAGCGGACACGGGATCTAGTGTGTGATCACACTACTACCAAGTTGCCCATGCAACAGGGGATTTTACTATGTACTATAAAACAATAGGTGAACCGTTTTcaattctcttttaaaaaaaaaagatcttaCCATCTCTGAAGCAGCCCAAACGGTACATAGTTggcattttaataacaaatgcaAATATATCATCAATGAATGTATTGAGGAATTTATATGTCATCATACGCCATGGCAAATGTGCCACAGACTTCAATTTATAGTTGATGAACAGCTGTGGTGTCATCATAATAAAACCAAATGTCAACAGATATCCATACATCATGTTAAGAACAAAAGAGTACCATCCCTTGTGCTCTTGGTACAAGAGTGAATATACACCATAACCAATTAGCAGAGGGAAGCAAGCCCAACTTAGATATCTAAAAGCTAACATGTCATATTCTTTGGTACTTGATTGAATATAGGAACCTTTGTCTTTAAATGTCATCGTAGGTATTCCAAATATTCGTTTCTCTCTATTCAATTTAACATccattactttattaattttccaaATTTCAATCAGTAAGCCAATGAAGCAAGAAATTCTGACCATAACATTAGTCTCATTGTCCAAGACGTAGAGAAGAACCACCGTTGATTGGAAAACATTAAAGAACACCGATCTAACAGAGAGTCCTTCCAAAGATTGTCTATTGTTCCAAAATTGAATATCATTTTTGAAAGCAAGCAATTCAAATATTGAGTGAAGTACAGACACAGATATGGTCAAAGCAAGTAAATATGGCGATGTATCCAAAAGCAATTCCTTTACGGTGTCTTGTTCTTCATCCTGTTCCTCAGCTCCTAACGCAGAGAACACACTCAGTTTATCTCTCATTGCTTGAGCGGTGTACAACTGCCATTTGAAAAGGCTTAATGGTTGATAAGTCAGTTGCAATTGAAGTTTggttgttgttttatttataggtaCGTAATCACGCATCATATTCCAATAGTCGTTTAAGAATACTGCAGGCTTGTAAATTTTACCATCAGGCAAAAAGTAAATGAACTCATCAAGTGGTGGCGGCACACTACCCTGCACCCAGTTAGTCTGGTCAGTAACAAGATTGATTGTCAAGTTAGGATGCCAATGTGATACAATCTCTTCCTTCATTGTCtctgctttttttatttcttcttccgATTTTTCTGTTTGCCCAGTTAATAAGTTATGAGTTTTTAGGTATCTCAGTTTCTTGTATTTGTTCAACATTTTCTTGCCATATGTGATATGGGCACCagcataattgtttttatcttttggATTTGGTGATTTACCCGAGTGTACTATATAAGTATGAAGGTAAATAGAGCCATTATTTACAAGTGTTTTTGAAGGTGATATTTCTGTTGTAAAAGTGTATGTGCCATCTCCATTAGGACCACCATACCAGTCACCGTAAACAATACCAGTTTGCTTCCAAATAAACTGTAACTCATCAATGTtgttcaaaaattctttctcagatatataacaatacataTCTAATACTGTCCCATtagaaaacatattgataGCTGGCACACGAGGCGTGCCAGCAGGACTCTTGACATCAGTTTTTGGTGAAAAAGAATTATGGAACattgatgtaataaaatatagaacaaGAGCTCTTAAAATAAGTGATTTAGTGATTGCAAAGAATGATTCCAGTTTTGTTGGCTGCATGCGACGCCGTTGTTCATCAACTTGTGCATtgaactgaaaaaaatataaaacaatcattaacatactagcttttgcacgCGAATCCGTCGGCGCGgcataaaaaaaaggaaatggatgaaaagtatcctatgtcctcCTGGTTTGATTAGGTTAGACCACCAATTTACAGCCAATTTCATTCAggcattcttgagttataaatagaagAATTAACACaactatatgtatataaaatgtaaattaaacgtgaaaatgtattattattattaatcttcacataattaatctaaataaagactagctgtcgcctgcgactccatccgcgcgcagttaaaaaatggggggggggttatgaaaaatagatgttggccaattctcagacctactgaatatgctcacaaaatttcatgagaatcggtcaagccgtttcagaggagtacggcaacgaaaactgtgacatgagaattttatatattagataaatcataaaaaatcttttttgacATGTTGTAAATGCAATGAATAGACTGATTGATCTTCCTACCCAACATTTACTGTTCAAATTACAACttcttattgtaatatatttttggtgttgtttctttgttttttctacaaattttaaggttattttgtgtaatttgttaattttttaataaataaagtaattgaCTCCACAGTTTTAGCGTTTAATCAACTAagacaacaaaattaattaaacagcaAATGTAAATCATTCTTATTTTTGAGTTCCGTAAAGCTTATGTACTCAGAATAGTTTATTTGCAAAACTGATAAAATAGTACAAGGTGACAAAGTAATTCAGTACATGGCatagtttacaaaatatatgatCTAaggtattaattattttataagcagatataattagtttaaatatctgggtatcaataaaatctaaaaagtcaacaaacttattatttataaaatcatataagaatttgaattttttaatgagCATCTGTTTATAAAAAGCCATAAAACTTAGTGGATccaagtaaaaaaatacgtaactACTTATTTTGGTAcacatttactaaaatttttcagttaaaatcatgcaaattatctactttcaaaattatggtttaaaattaaatgaaaaaaagagTAAAGTTCATGACTTAGGATTAAACCACTTTTAAGGTAAATCACAGCCTCAGCTTAGGTGATTAACCAGGTGtatgattatattttaaaacaaatttcttgGGTAAATTTCTTCTCTGAGTTTTTCCTGCAATCAGTCTTATTTACGATTATAAATACGTCATAAACCGTGTAAGTACACCATTTCCTTTATAATCTTACCaatctagtattataaatgtgaatgtatggatggatgtttgttagaaggtatctcttgTATTGATCTCATTGAAATTGTACATGTAGAACACAggttggaagaacacataggctacggTCGCAGTCACGgggtctcgggcgacagctagtcaatcaataaataaattactgagTAAATGAATACCTTTTTTGgcctttaatttatttttggttcGCACTTATGcctatgtttaaattaaacaacttagtaaaaataaattgaatgctATAATTATGACTACATCCAAGGATTTGTcaatagatataattattaaaataatgacgGAGCAAGAATTTCAATCTCATGATTATATGAATATCACGATGATTTTGTTCTTAACTGCGaaaatcttttcattttgGTCAAAATTACTTACATCAACCTCTTCAGTATTCGGTGTACTTGATTCGTTGTTTCTGTTATCACTAGAAACCAACCTATTTTCTCCTGTATCACTTGCAGATACTTCTTCTTCCACGTTAGCCATATTTTTCGTTTGAtttaactttacaaaataaagataaccACAACTGAAAACTTAGTGCattcaattatattgtaattgtaattggaaataaaatcaattggATTTTTCATGCCTTCATAGTGGTTAAAGAATTGGCTGAGCAAATGGCAAGTAGGGATGTCGTCAATTCTACGAACGGTTGATTCAAACTAGTTCAATTAAACTAGTTAACCGTTGATCACCGTTCAACATTTCAACCATAGATCGTTTTTCACTAACTAGTTGAATTCAATGTTTTCACATTTCCTTAGGGTCTTTGTCTATTGATTGTATGATTAACTACTTCGACCAGttgaaaaatgacaaattaacTTCTTCGTTTCGTTGACGCTAAAGCCGCCAGTGACCATCACTAATGGCAAGCACTCAAAACTCAAAACCAAATGGCATCAGTGTTAccagatttaaattaaaggttTTTGTTGCTATGGATACTagtctatattatatttgtctttttttataaaatacagaaacgtcttgtaaattattaaccctcggaatcttaatatatatatttcttgtgtGCGTGTGTATGTGACTGAACTCCTCCTAAACgactggaccaattttgatgaaattttttgtgtgtgttcgTGGAGATTCGAGAATGGTTTagatttacagtttttttttttttttttttttttttaattccgcgcgaacggagtcgcgaccgacagctagtagaaatataataattaatgctTACTTATCATATATGTTAATCTGACAAAACGGTAATTAGTAAATACTATActataaattcaaagaaatttgGGAAATCTGGTATCGTCACAAAGTGGAATacctttttattaaacaaacatttctaGGCTTACTACTACGTATATAGGTTTGATATTATAAACCAGCggtcgcccgcaacttcgtcagcgcaggattaaaaaaagtagtctataatatgcccgcgtgcatcagctgTGTTCCTTCGTCAAAGTCCCATCAAAATCCGTCCACATTTCCAGAGATTTCCCAGAACaagcgaaaaaaaattaaaaataggttTTTCGTTGTCGATTACGTTATTCGTCGTACGTCGATTACATACGAAATATgtgtgtttgaattttttgtaccctatgtgttcttccagactgttctacatctgtaccaaatttcaagatTCGTTgtgccgttccagagataccttcaaacaaacatccatccatccatctaaacattcgcatttataatattagtaagactagctgtcgtccgtgactccgtccgcgcgaaattgaaaataaacttaataagtaggctatgtattcttccagactatgttctatatatttgccaaatttaatcgggATCCATAGACCCGTTCtggataccttcaaacaaacatccatccatccatccaaatattcccattaataatattagtaagaagtaagattataactttaaacacATTATATCAGACGATACGTAAGCATAAGCAGTGGAGGTATTCAGCATTTCGGTTTGAAGGGATGAAGGAAGAAAAGAATATTTACCACCTAATACTATGAAAaagaaggaaaacatcgtgatacagCCTTCACTATGAAGAAACCAATCTatactgggccagcgtggttgccTAATCACCCTTAGCTTGGGTAGGTATTGAGCACCTCAATAGAGACACATGTATGAGCTGAAGACaacataatgtaaaaaatactctGATAAAGTATCGATCgcctttattttgtaacataatcATTGAAACACAAATTCTTATATAACTGTTTATTGAAAACACAAATTGAAAGACAGTTAAGCGGACCCAAAACGCATTCGGAAACCCACCAAGAATGGTTATATTACTAAACCATTATGAAAGTTAGTTcagataacatttaataataaatcataagaAAAAATGTTACTAACAGCGATTcacttaaaaagtttttcctAGAACCTACTCGATAATACTCAGATTCTGTAGCGATTATGTTGCGAATTCCACACTGGTACCATCACAGTCATCTTCTATTAATTCTAGAATATTTGACAACAAAAATTGTTAGTGTTCACGATTTTCTTCAGGCAAACATAGACTGATGTGAGTTCCTGTATATCTATGTTTAATAAAGGCCATTTGATTTGTCTTGTGCTAGCTCCACATACCTTATTTGAAAAGACTTGTGTTGTAATCTTTTCACTTGCATTCATCATCTAGCATTGTTCCAAGCGACCTTTGTACAACTGGCATAACAAGGTATTGTTAAAACTGCACAAGGAGCAGATCAATTTAATGACAACAGTCCACTTAACACATATTTCCCAAATGTATTTCCAGCAGAATAATTAAATCTCGATATTccgaattttttaaaaataaaatttggtgcaaaatttttaacacaaaattattattaatcatattattatgaataaaatgtgCAATTgttcttatttcattttactacAATATTTATGCTAAATGTACTGTTATTATTAGCTTATCAGACCTGAACACTAAAGTCTACTTGACGTTAATCTTGCATTTCTTCCGGCAATTCGTGAGGATTGAGGATGCCTGGTACAGACAGTTGCACCCTTCGCTTCTCTTCTTGCGCTTGACGAAGAGCAAACAACCGCTCTTCTAAATACAGGTCACTGTCATCTTCACCGGTATATTCctgaaatttacattttcttatttaatatgaacATGTTATGGAAAACCAATCAAGTTAAAATCAAACTCAAACCTTTGACtagaaacttaaaaaattgttgaattgactttttttctttcagtttTTAAACACTACATTTCCCGAATTTGGGAACATTTTTCATCAACATTTTTCATATTGGTTAACATTTGCGTCACGCACACTAATCACATTTCTAAAATCGTCGAACTTGTATGAAACCCATCTAGACGTAAAATATCTATGTTTGAACCTAACACCTTACtggtgttaaaaaataaaacatattgttaatacTACACCCAATTAAGCAGTGCCTCATcgttgaatatatattttattactagctttgacccgcgactccgtccgcgcggaataaaaaataaatacggggtaaaaatgatcctatgtccgtttcctggttctaaactacctgcccaccaatttccagtcaaatcgattcagccgtacttgagttataaatagtgtaactaacacgactttcttttatatatatatagattttcgtTTAATGTTATGGTTATGGCTAATgagttaaaaactaaatttcagTAGTTGACTTGATGAATACTTACACGAATCTGAACTAGGAAATCTCTTAGATGATCTTTAAATGCTGGAATATCTTGGTCCAAATTAAACAATCCTTCcacagttatttttatttgattatcaGACAGGTGAGGGAATGCAGTTTTCAGTAGATTTGCTACATATTCCtgaaagaaaatgtttattttttaacccaTATACTAATAGACTTTAAACAACCTAAGTAGTAGGAActtaaaagaattataaaatactaccataaatataataaaaatattttttatagtaaaaatgtaaatgagcCCAAAGTAAATGTAAGTTAATTCATACATgccttaaaaacaataaaagtatcaattttaattacctgTATGTACAGAACGTTATCTGGAGTAGGTCCCAGAGGAACTGTGACCCGGCCAGCCTCCACCAAGGAGAAAATATATGCCAAAATAGTGGCATGCATTGTCAGGCCTGCACCATGTGATGTGTCTGTGACCACACTGAACACATGTTCTAAAATATCACACAAATACGTCTGGTAGAAGCTCTGTGCAGCTTGAGGATGTTGTTCAACATTTTGGAGCAATCGGAATAATATTTGAAGACCAGTATCGGCAACATTTCTCATTGTATGTTTAAATGCCCAAATTATGGAATccaaaactaatttaaactgTGCTGGTGGTATACTCAGGAATGCTTTGAAACAATGAGTATTGACTGCTTGCAGCAGCAAGAAGAATTCTGTTCTATGCTCTGGATATTCTTCAAAGTCTTTGTTGATCATCTCCAAAGTACATTCAAAAACAGCATCAAAAATTTTTGGTACCTCAGAAGTAATGTGTCCTCCGAGTTTATACACAATAGCAGCCATACAAGAGAGTACCTCAGGTTCTCTCGCATCAGGCATAGCTGTCCTCTgatagtctaaaagaacagCATCAAGAAGAGGTGGAATGAAATTTTCCAACACCATACTATTGTCCGTAGATCGGGAAACCCAACTTGCTATCAATTTTAAAGTCTCTTTCTTTATTATTCTCATGTTCTTAATAAGGGGCTGTTTAGTTACCGCTACACCATTTAAAGTGATAGCTTGACTGATATTTTCAGACATAACTTTGTAAACATTAAGCATGTCTAAATATATTCTTCCAAGTTGTACAACATAGGGATGTGCCAATGCACGACAAGCACGCACATTTGTCTTAAGAATACTTACTAGCTGTTTGACAGCTTCAGCatcttttaaaacatcaacATTATGTGATGCTTGTGATATTATGTCATCCCATACCTGATTAGGAAGAACCATGTACCTTTCAATGAGCTGTTCTTGAGCAACCTGGTCTACCTGTGCACTTATCATGTAACCAACTGCTTCATACACCGTCTGTACTTGCAATGGTTGTAAATCACAAATTATAGAGCTGATTGTACTTAATATTTCTTCAATAAATGGACAAGCTTCACCAACTTGGGTGGTGACAAAATGACGACGACATTTTAACgcgatttttatgaaagtaTCACAAGCCATATCTTGAACACCATCATGAGTCTCATGCATAAACTCAAACAGTTTGTTTAcaactgtttttaaaaatttccaaTGGGCTCTTAAGAAGCGTGGATACTGCCCAACAACATACATAATGTTACTGGCAATTATAGCTTTGTTATCTTTACCTTTTTTCTGTTCACATAACCCCAAAAGGTCTTTAATCACAACAACTAAGAATCGCTTTTCATCTTCTTCCATCATGGCTCCGGATATCGAACCGATAGCCCAACAAAGTGTATTAAGGTTTTTCCAAGACCATTCAGCTCCATTGACTTGATTTTGTAGTTTCTCTGTCATAATACGTTCTGTATCTTGGTAATCTAAATGAGTAAGATAAACAAGTGTTTCTctcatgtttttatataaattaattgaatcaGTGTCCTTCATAAATTCTCGGACAACTTCACCATTCTCATTTTCTACTACAAGAACTTCTTCTGGTCTTGCCATTCGAGATATCATTATGTAACGAACACTGCTCAGCACATCGGCATATAGTGCTTTCCGTCCCATGTTTTTTCCAAGGCTATACAATCCACCTGAATGAGAACATGGTGCTATCTTGTACAAGTCAGTGGCCAATGCATTCCAAAActctaaacaaattttaaagatCTCTACCTCTTCTACTTCTGATATCAAAACGAGGTAGCGAAGAGCATCCATAAGGGTATTGGTTAAACCTCTTCGCTCTATAAGCTGTCCATGCTCTTTTAAGTAAGTACAAAGGAATAAGGCcaagttttgtataaatatttgttcctGATCTCTCCCATTAGCATAAGCTTCTCTTATGTTTGTATTACGAGGCAGCATTACCTCCAGTTGCTCCATTGTTTGCACCAATAGGGCTACAAATTGATCCTCATAGTTACTGACAGTCACACCAGCTATCTCAGTCAAACAACTTAATGTGACATTGCGGAACATTGGAACATTCAGAAACTTAAAGATTAAAGTGCTTatcaatttcatttcaaatatgtagCCAAGAGGAATCCAATTCAAAAATCTTAGCAGGGTATGCAGAGTAGCATCAACCAATGGTGCATTTTGTGAATTTTCCAGAACAAACTGACAAAGTTGAAAGATTTGGCTAAATTCAGAACACATAGTGTCTTTGAGATGCTTAGCTTTTGTTTGAGTGAGTTGACCAGTACTGAAGACAAATACTTCTTCACTAAGCAGCTTTAATATCACCATGTTATTCTGACAGAGACTCTCATTTGTTTTGGATGCCCCAACTATATCACTTACAAAAGTCTCCCAGTTGTGTGGCCATTCCCTTTTcaaaacttgtattaaaatcatgtttagtttttttaaatacactttGTTATTTTCCATGGTTACTGGGTCCGAtgagtttttaattatcaatccAACGATGTATTTTTTGATACCTTCACACTGATTCCTTGGCAAAACTTTCCATCGTGTTTGTATTACCTGCTCCAAAATTTGTAAAGCATAGTATTTAGTTTCCTGATTCTGAGAATATTCCAGTATTGTATCAACACGAGTCCAAGCATCTGGATGCTCCTTATGTGCTGTAAGGATGTCTTGTGCAATACGCTGTTGTTCTCCAACAGAAGAATATAAGCAACCAACAATATTATCCAGCAAATTGATATCTAATTTTTGATTAAAGTCCAGTAGCTTGGTGGCTTGCTGCTCTAGTGCTGACATTTTTAtgcttgtattaaattttgttttgatttaaaacccttttgtaaaatcaaaaattgCCTGAATTATTCACATTCATTCCATATAACATGACATACTGAAAGAAATAAACGTACAATTAGAAAGGGCAAAACAAGCTATAACctataaattatacttatgTGACTCCAAAGAACATTGATAATCTTTAACATGGAGAACTCTTCAAAACATAAGAGTTGTATAGTTTAGcgacataaataaatacttattcaaataaaaaagcatcATTAATCGAGCACACACCCCGTACGATTATCAATGACGTTTTTATCGAAATGTACGTTTGGGTTCTAAAACgattccaaaatatttaacaccACATAATCatttaacttatattatttattatacgtgATATAACTCACCATCAAATCTATTTTGCGGCGTAATAAACCAACTGCACTTCCATTCACACTAATCCGTTGTTTTCGTGAAGCTTGAAAAGCTAACATACATGTCGTCGTTAAGTCTATGCCCAAAGCATAGATTATTGTTGTCCATTGTGTAATGTATGACcgagtaataaaattactaaaactagggatattttaaatgctatTGCTTAATTTCGAATACTAAAATGACTAAAACTAAGGATCCAAACTAAAAGTAAAATGAGTCTTCTGTTTGTAAATAGGTTTCTACCCTTTGGTTATGAAGAggtttggtaaaaaaaattaaaaattaaaaatttcacattAAAGGAAGTGTTCGGCAggagatagatagataaagaATCTAGCAAATTTTTCCTATAAAACTGAATTCATTGCGTGCAAaggcattaaaaattattcttttgtacttttttctttatctacTCTTTGATTCTTATTATACGTACAAACTTCGCATGTTATTGATATTTTCTAGGATTTTCAATCATTCAACATTAGTCACATAAATATATGATATTATTTGGAAATTTAACAACTGAATTAGGAAGGTTTAACACTTATatgtgtataatttaaacaacttaCAAcactgttaatattttaaatgtaagtacGAAATTAAATAGTAGAAATCATcaattgtttatgttataattcGCACTGTGGGTGAATAGCCCTTAGCCCCTGAATAGccctttttcattatttttgaattgattccgtattaaattattattgacaatatttaaaacaatataactttttagaATAAGCTGCGCTTCGCTTTCGGAAACGCAAAATGAacagaaaaagaaatgtaagCTACATCAAACCAGAAGACCCTCATTTCCTTAAAATGCTAAAAAAGGAAGCAGGATATGACGATACAAATCATAAGTTTGATAAATTGGAAAATAGGGATGAGGATTTTGTTGATGACGAAGAAAGTGAGAAACCTCAGGTTGTTGTTTTGAAAGATGGAGATCTTACTGCAGAGGAGGCAGAAGTTGAGACACAAAGAttagagaaagaaaaaaatgaaactaaaGCTGATCTAAGCCAAAAGGTTATTTTTCAAGCTAAATTGAAACCCACAATGTTACCTGACAGTAAGTGTCAAAAGAGAAAAAACAGAGTGAGACAAAAACCTAGTAGCCAACTTTTGTCATTTGCAGACGAAGATGTGGGCGAATGAATATATCTaatgtaaaaaagataaagaaatacattCTTGGTGTATCTCAATTTTTTCAAGAGGAAACTTGCACTTATTGCAGCTAAATATGTAATCAATTTTGAATTCTAATTATATCACCATAGCCATAATTACCAATATCAGTGTTGtgtgtagttttaaaatttgtaatacttCTATTATTCC
Proteins encoded in this region:
- the LOC106709586 gene encoding exportin-1, whose product is MSALEQQATKLLDFNQKLDINLLDNIVGCLYSSVGEQQRIAQDILTAHKEHPDAWTRVDTILEYSQNQETKYYALQILEQVIQTRWKVLPRNQCEGIKKYIVGLIIKNSSDPVTMENNKVYLKKLNMILIQVLKREWPHNWETFVSDIVGASKTNESLCQNNMVILKLLSEEVFVFSTGQLTQTKAKHLKDTMCSEFSQIFQLCQFVLENSQNAPLVDATLHTLLRFLNWIPLGYIFEMKLISTLIFKFLNVPMFRNVTLSCLTEIAGVTVSNYEDQFVALLVQTMEQLEVMLPRNTNIREAYANGRDQEQIFIQNLALFLCTYLKEHGQLIERRGLTNTLMDALRYLVLISEVEEVEIFKICLEFWNALATDLYKIAPCSHSGGLYSLGKNMGRKALYADVLSSVRYIMISRMARPEEVLVVENENGEVVREFMKDTDSINLYKNMRETLVYLTHLDYQDTERIMTEKLQNQVNGAEWSWKNLNTLCWAIGSISGAMMEEDEKRFLVVVIKDLLGLCEQKKGKDNKAIIASNIMYVVGQYPRFLRAHWKFLKTVVNKLFEFMHETHDGVQDMACDTFIKIALKCRRHFVTTQVGEACPFIEEILSTISSIICDLQPLQVQTVYEAVGYMISAQVDQVAQEQLIERYMVLPNQVWDDIISQASHNVDVLKDAEAVKQLVSILKTNVRACRALAHPYVVQLGRIYLDMLNVYKVMSENISQAITLNGVAVTKQPLIKNMRIIKKETLKLIASWVSRSTDNSMVLENFIPPLLDAVLLDYQRTAMPDAREPEVLSCMAAIVYKLGGHITSEVPKIFDAVFECTLEMINKDFEEYPEHRTEFFLLLQAVNTHCFKAFLSIPPAQFKLVLDSIIWAFKHTMRNVADTGLQILFRLLQNVEQHPQAAQSFYQTYLCDILEHVFSVVTDTSHGAGLTMHATILAYIFSLVEAGRVTVPLGPTPDNVLYIQEYVANLLKTAFPHLSDNQIKITVEGLFNLDQDIPAFKDHLRDFLVQIREYTGEDDSDLYLEERLFALRQAQEEKRRVQLSVPGILNPHELPEEMQD
- the LOC106709596 gene encoding cleft lip and palate transmembrane protein 1 homolog, translating into MANVEEEVSASDTGENRLVSSDNRNNESSTPNTEEVDFNAQVDEQRRRMQPTKLESFFAITKSLILRALVLYFITSMFHNSFSPKTDVKSPAGTPRVPAINMFSNGTVLDMYCYISEKEFLNNIDELQFIWKQTGIVYGDWYGGPNGDGTYTFTTEISPSKTLVNNGSIYLHTYIVHSGKSPNPKDKNNYAGAHITYGKKMLNKYKKLRYLKTHNLLTGQTEKSEEEIKKAETMKEEIVSHWHPNLTINLVTDQTNWVQGSVPPPLDEFIYFLPDGKIYKPAVFLNDYWNMMRDYVPINKTTTKLQLQLTYQPLSLFKWQLYTAQAMRDKLSVFSALGAEEQDEEQDTVKELLLDTSPYLLALTISVSVLHSIFELLAFKNDIQFWNNRQSLEGLSVRSVFFNVFQSTVVLLYVLDNETNVMVRISCFIGLLIEIWKINKVMDVKLNREKRIFGIPTMTFKDKGSYIQSSTKEYDMLAFRYLSWACFPLLIGYGVYSLLYQEHKGWYSFVLNMMYGYLLTFGFIMMTPQLFINYKLKSVAHLPWRMMTYKFLNTFIDDIFAFVIKMPTMYRLGCFRDDIVFFIFLYQRWIYKVDHKRVNEFGFSGEMEQQKKESENGNLAISEGETQEPGDKKND
- the LOC106709566 gene encoding uncharacterized protein KIAA1143 homolog, coding for MNRKRNVSYIKPEDPHFLKMLKKEAGYDDTNHKFDKLENRDEDFVDDEESEKPQVVVLKDGDLTAEEAEVETQRLEKEKNETKADLSQKVIFQAKLKPTMLPDSKCQKRKNRVRQKPSSQLLSFADEDVGE